Proteins found in one Phytohabitans houttuyneae genomic segment:
- a CDS encoding ABC transporter permease subunit → MISELTKLRTVRSTPWTLAAFLVVSAGLAYLLELSLRDAEWREGYDPLFATFLPLTIGQMALVVFGALAVTSEYSSGTIRASLAAVPHRGRFYLAKLGAVTTVAAAASALTVPVTFLAGRAALTGEAVRACVGAGIYLTLMCVFAFGLATMVRHTAAALGGLLPVLFLGSQGLGNIPAIRKVTQFLPDQTGWVAMHLAGPQDDPRWARDYGAWTGLGLLALWALAAVLGGYWVLRRRDA, encoded by the coding sequence TCTCCGAGCTGACGAAGCTGCGCACGGTGCGGTCCACGCCCTGGACGCTGGCCGCGTTCCTGGTGGTGAGCGCCGGCCTGGCCTACCTGCTGGAGCTGAGCCTGCGCGACGCGGAGTGGCGGGAGGGGTACGACCCGCTGTTCGCCACGTTCCTGCCGCTGACCATCGGGCAGATGGCGCTTGTCGTGTTCGGCGCGCTGGCCGTGACCAGCGAGTACTCCTCCGGCACCATCCGCGCCTCGCTGGCCGCCGTGCCGCACCGCGGCCGCTTCTACCTGGCCAAGCTGGGCGCCGTCACCACTGTCGCGGCCGCGGCGTCCGCGCTGACGGTGCCGGTCACGTTCCTGGCCGGGCGGGCTGCGCTGACCGGCGAGGCGGTGCGGGCGTGCGTGGGCGCCGGGATCTACCTGACGCTGATGTGCGTGTTCGCGTTCGGCCTGGCCACGATGGTGCGGCACACCGCGGCCGCGCTGGGCGGCCTGCTGCCGGTGCTCTTCCTGGGCTCTCAGGGCCTGGGCAACATCCCGGCGATCCGCAAGGTCACCCAGTTTCTGCCCGACCAGACCGGCTGGGTCGCCATGCACCTGGCCGGCCCGCAGGACGACCCGCGCTGGGCCCGCGACTACGGCGCGTGGACCGGTCTGGGCCTGCTGGCACTGTGGGCACTCGCCGCGGTCCTGGGCGGCTACTGGGTGCTGCGCCGCCGCGACGCGTGA